In a single window of the Pseudodesulfovibrio profundus genome:
- the fmt gene encoding methionyl-tRNA formyltransferase, which yields MEDIDVSQLKDGEPIPKEPVEIRGLRTVFMGTPDFAAEILRILVEFDGADVVAAYTQPDRPCGRGRKCRPTPVKQVALENGIEVRQPLNFKDQKDIDELAALEPEVLVVAAYGLILPQAVLDIPTIHPLNVHASLLPQWRGAAPIQRAIQNGDVVTGISIMKMEAGLDTGPVMVQRALRIGHDDHAGTIHDELAKLGGICICEGMARLQTGSYTLTPQNDEIATYARKLEKKEGEIDWNRPAQDIHNQIRAMYPWPGAFFDWTNPEDKSIRLHVSPGRISEDETSGIEPGTILGEMDGMLGITTGDKVYLTPEVKPQGKKAMDATAFSCGYMKGCK from the coding sequence ATGGAAGATATCGATGTAAGCCAGTTGAAAGATGGTGAGCCGATCCCGAAAGAACCTGTTGAGATTCGTGGATTGCGCACTGTCTTCATGGGCACCCCTGATTTTGCTGCGGAAATACTCCGTATTCTGGTGGAGTTTGATGGAGCGGACGTTGTTGCCGCCTACACACAGCCTGACCGTCCGTGTGGACGGGGAAGGAAGTGTCGCCCGACCCCTGTAAAGCAGGTGGCTCTGGAGAACGGCATAGAAGTTCGTCAGCCGCTGAATTTCAAGGACCAGAAAGACATCGATGAGCTGGCTGCATTGGAGCCGGAAGTGCTTGTCGTGGCAGCCTACGGGCTGATCCTGCCCCAGGCGGTGCTCGATATCCCGACAATCCATCCGCTCAATGTCCATGCTTCGCTGCTGCCCCAGTGGCGGGGTGCCGCCCCCATTCAGCGCGCCATTCAGAACGGCGATGTGGTCACCGGTATTTCCATCATGAAAATGGAAGCCGGGCTGGATACCGGACCGGTCATGGTTCAGCGCGCCCTGCGAATCGGACACGACGATCACGCCGGGACCATTCACGATGAACTCGCCAAGCTGGGCGGTATTTGCATCTGCGAAGGCATGGCCCGTCTGCAGACCGGATCCTACACCTTGACTCCGCAGAATGACGAGATCGCCACCTACGCCAGGAAACTGGAAAAGAAAGAAGGCGAGATCGACTGGAATCGTCCTGCCCAGGATATCCATAATCAGATCCGCGCCATGTACCCTTGGCCCGGCGCATTTTTCGACTGGACCAATCCGGAAGACAAGTCCATCCGGCTGCATGTTTCCCCAGGCCGAATCAGCGAGGACGAGACCTCGGGGATAGAGCCGGGAACCATCCTCGGCGAGATGGACGGCATGCTTGGGATTACCACCGGTGACAAGGTGTATCTGACGCCGGAAGTCAAACCGCAGGGTAAAAAGGCCATGGACGCCACAGCATTCAGTTGTGGCTATATGAAGGGATGCAAATAG
- the aspS gene encoding aspartate--tRNA ligase, which produces MSEQERDYDEFRVIEDLAGWRRTHHNNELTAANMDEEVCLMGWVQFRRDHGGLIFLDLRDREGLTQVVFNPEHNAEVHDRAHAIRPEYVIAIKGVVRPRPEGMANSNMVTGEVEIEVNEYKLLNTSETPPFPIEDRVEVGENLRLKYRFLDLRRPSLARNFIIRNKAAQSVRRYLDNLGFLEIETPVLTKSTPEGARDFLVPSRVNQGEFYALPQSPQLFKQMLMVSGMDRYFQIVKCFRDEDLRADRQPEFTQIDIEMSFVDEAYVQDMAENMVKTLFTETIGVDLPAEFPRMTYNDAMRDYGVDKPDLRFDLKLTEVTDIFKDSGFKVFASSELVKVMRVPGGATLSRKEIDDYTKYVEIYGSKGLAWIKIKEDGGWQSPIVKFFSEEEIAQLGERTGVQPGDILFFQAGAADIANAALGNLRCELARDLGLIKDDVYTPVWITDFPLLEYDADEKRYVARHHPFTSCQPDQMEVLAEEPGKAIARAYDLVINGYEVGGGSIRIHTQEQQKIMFAALGIDEEEAREKFGFLMDALQFGAPPHGGIAFGLDRLIMILTGSRSIRDVIAFPKTQKATCLMTEAPSAVPSKQLRELGVRLREKKQD; this is translated from the coding sequence ATGTCTGAGCAAGAAAGAGATTATGATGAGTTTCGTGTAATTGAGGACCTCGCTGGCTGGAGGCGTACTCATCATAATAATGAGCTGACCGCGGCCAACATGGACGAAGAAGTCTGTCTCATGGGCTGGGTGCAGTTCCGCCGCGACCATGGCGGCCTCATCTTCCTGGACCTGCGCGACCGCGAAGGACTGACCCAGGTGGTCTTCAATCCCGAGCACAATGCTGAAGTGCATGATCGCGCCCACGCCATCCGCCCCGAGTACGTCATCGCCATCAAGGGTGTTGTTCGTCCTCGTCCTGAAGGCATGGCCAATTCGAACATGGTCACCGGTGAAGTGGAGATCGAGGTCAACGAGTACAAGCTGCTCAATACCTCCGAAACCCCGCCGTTCCCAATCGAAGATCGTGTCGAAGTCGGTGAGAATCTCCGTCTTAAGTACCGTTTTCTGGACCTTCGTCGTCCGTCCCTGGCGCGCAATTTCATCATTCGCAACAAAGCCGCCCAGTCGGTGCGGCGCTATCTGGACAACCTCGGTTTCCTCGAAATCGAAACCCCTGTACTGACCAAGTCCACCCCTGAAGGCGCTCGTGACTTCCTGGTCCCCAGCCGTGTGAATCAGGGCGAGTTCTACGCATTGCCGCAGTCCCCGCAGCTCTTCAAGCAGATGCTGATGGTGTCCGGCATGGATCGCTACTTCCAGATCGTCAAATGCTTCCGCGACGAAGACCTGCGCGCCGACCGTCAGCCCGAGTTCACCCAGATCGACATCGAGATGTCCTTCGTGGATGAAGCCTACGTGCAGGACATGGCCGAAAACATGGTCAAGACCCTGTTCACCGAGACCATCGGCGTTGATCTGCCTGCCGAATTCCCCCGCATGACGTACAATGACGCCATGCGCGACTACGGCGTGGACAAGCCTGACCTTCGCTTCGACCTCAAGCTGACCGAAGTGACCGACATCTTCAAGGATTCCGGTTTCAAGGTGTTTGCCTCTTCCGAACTGGTCAAGGTCATGCGCGTTCCCGGCGGTGCCACTCTTTCCCGCAAGGAGATCGACGACTACACAAAGTATGTCGAGATCTACGGCTCCAAGGGTCTTGCATGGATCAAGATCAAGGAAGACGGCGGCTGGCAGTCTCCCATCGTCAAATTCTTCTCCGAAGAGGAAATCGCCCAGCTTGGCGAGCGCACCGGCGTTCAGCCCGGCGACATCCTCTTTTTCCAGGCCGGTGCTGCGGATATCGCCAACGCCGCTCTGGGCAACCTGCGTTGCGAGCTGGCCAGAGACCTCGGCCTCATCAAGGACGATGTGTACACGCCTGTCTGGATCACCGACTTCCCGCTGCTTGAGTACGATGCCGACGAAAAGCGCTACGTGGCTCGTCACCATCCGTTTACTTCCTGCCAGCCCGATCAGATGGAAGTGCTCGCTGAAGAGCCGGGCAAAGCCATTGCCCGTGCATACGATCTGGTCATCAACGGCTACGAGGTTGGTGGCGGTTCCATCCGCATCCACACTCAGGAGCAGCAGAAGATCATGTTCGCTGCCCTCGGCATTGACGAGGAAGAGGCCCGCGAAAAGTTCGGCTTCCTCATGGACGCCCTGCAGTTCGGCGCACCGCCCCACGGCGGCATCGCCTTTGGTCTGGATCGCCTGATCATGATCCTGACCGGCTCCAGGTCCATCCGCGACGTCATCGCCTTCCCCAAGACCCAGAAGGCTACCTGCCTGATGACCGAAGCACCGTCCGCCGTTCCGAGCAAGCAGCTTCGTGAACTCGGCGTTCGTCTGCGTGAGAAAAAACAAGACTAA
- the def gene encoding peptide deformylase — MLLDIVTWPDEVLAATAKPLDEVTPELDELIENMIETMYESDGVGLAAPQIGESIRLIVVDQTGPKLRGDLRVIINPEIVESEGEVDSEEGCLSCPELNVTVKRKERVKVEGLDREGKPLTIDADGFLAIVLQHEIDHLNGLTLADRVGRLKKAMYRKKAMKWKK; from the coding sequence ATGTTATTGGATATAGTTACCTGGCCTGATGAGGTCCTGGCTGCGACGGCGAAACCTCTTGATGAGGTTACCCCCGAGCTGGACGAGCTCATCGAAAACATGATCGAGACCATGTACGAGTCCGACGGCGTCGGCCTGGCGGCTCCGCAGATCGGTGAATCCATTCGCCTGATCGTGGTGGACCAGACCGGACCGAAGCTGCGCGGTGACCTGCGTGTGATCATTAACCCCGAGATCGTGGAAAGCGAAGGCGAAGTGGACAGTGAGGAAGGATGCCTCAGCTGTCCCGAGCTGAACGTGACCGTCAAGCGCAAGGAGCGCGTAAAGGTTGAAGGGCTGGATCGCGAAGGCAAGCCGCTGACCATCGATGCCGATGGTTTTCTTGCCATTGTGTTGCAGCACGAGATCGATCATTTGAATGGATTGACGCTGGCTGATCGTGTGGGACGCCTCAAGAAGGCCATGTACCGCAAGAAAGCCATGAAGTGGAAAAAGTAA
- a CDS encoding DUF116 domain-containing protein — translation MKQVHSIRRARKRLFIGLITGTCFTVCLLLFTLWLIPYVGLENIHPSASWILGLIVLALVGSVSVAYWSLFFSIVTKQSLPGARRSRGLTIKFFMPLMVLLGKALGIKKESVMLSFISVNNEMVQMEAGRYKPEEILLLMPHCLQNSKCDHRLTYDINNCSRCGKCPIASLLELHDKYGVNLAVATGGTIARRIVVQMRPRMIIAVACYRDLATGIQDTYPLPVYGVLNERPHGPCLDTTVAPFLLEEALQRFLKEEYLAGKHPGIGKMISTAQGTQL, via the coding sequence ATGAAACAGGTGCATTCCATACGCCGGGCCAGAAAACGATTATTCATAGGTCTTATCACCGGAACCTGTTTCACGGTGTGCCTGCTGCTGTTCACCCTGTGGCTGATCCCGTACGTCGGGCTGGAGAACATCCATCCTTCAGCCTCCTGGATTCTCGGACTCATCGTACTGGCGCTGGTCGGTTCCGTTTCTGTCGCTTACTGGAGCCTGTTCTTCAGTATCGTCACCAAGCAGAGCCTGCCCGGAGCCCGTCGTTCCCGTGGCCTGACCATCAAGTTTTTCATGCCGTTGATGGTGTTGCTGGGCAAGGCGCTTGGCATCAAGAAGGAGTCGGTCATGCTCTCCTTCATCAGCGTGAACAATGAAATGGTCCAGATGGAAGCGGGGCGGTACAAGCCGGAGGAAATCCTTCTGCTCATGCCGCATTGCCTGCAAAATTCCAAGTGCGACCATCGGTTGACCTACGACATCAACAACTGCTCCCGGTGCGGCAAGTGCCCCATCGCCAGCCTGTTGGAACTCCACGACAAGTACGGCGTCAATCTCGCCGTGGCTACGGGCGGGACCATTGCCCGACGCATTGTCGTCCAGATGCGGCCGCGCATGATCATAGCCGTGGCCTGCTACCGCGATCTCGCCACCGGGATTCAGGATACCTATCCGCTGCCGGTCTATGGCGTGTTGAACGAGCGCCCCCACGGTCCTTGTCTCGACACCACGGTCGCGCCGTTCCTTCTGGAAGAGGCCTTGCAACGGTTTCTCAAGGAAGAGTATCTGGCCGGCAAGCATCCCGGCATCGGCAAGATGATATCCACTGCGCAGGGGACACAGCTTTAA
- the hisS gene encoding histidine--tRNA ligase: MSKVQKIKGFVDLFPEEAAKFTAMETRAREVFSRYGFGELRTPILEKTELFQKSIGEDTDVVGKEMFTFPDRKDRSLTMRPEATAGVVRAFIESKTHQPGKISKFFTFGPMFRYERPQKGRQRQFHQLNAEIFGADEAQADAELILMLRTFLNKLGLTKLTIELNSLGCHECRPTYKQALIDYYKSKDKENFCEDCRRRMETNPLRVLDCKVPTCKELVVDAPVITDHLCDDCETHFGDVKAILDGADVNYELNPRLVRGLDYYVRTCFEVASYDIGSQTAVAGGGRYDGLIKNLGGPDCPGTGFACGMERLALLLEQLEAETPDFYLAVVDKEAANAAMLFAQQLRDKGLKGEVSYSGGSMKSRMRAANKTGAKVCLIMGGSELADGTVTIKDMVGDREQETLDREQYLASQ, translated from the coding sequence ATGTCCAAAGTACAAAAAATCAAAGGGTTCGTTGATCTCTTCCCTGAAGAGGCAGCGAAATTCACCGCCATGGAAACTCGCGCCCGTGAGGTCTTTTCCCGCTACGGCTTCGGTGAATTACGTACCCCCATCCTCGAAAAGACCGAGCTGTTCCAGAAATCCATCGGTGAAGATACCGATGTGGTCGGCAAGGAAATGTTCACCTTCCCGGATCGAAAAGACCGCTCCCTGACCATGCGCCCGGAAGCCACCGCCGGTGTTGTCCGCGCATTCATCGAATCCAAGACGCATCAGCCGGGCAAGATTTCCAAATTTTTCACTTTCGGTCCCATGTTCCGTTACGAGCGTCCCCAGAAGGGCCGCCAGCGCCAGTTCCATCAGCTCAATGCAGAAATTTTCGGTGCCGATGAGGCCCAGGCCGATGCCGAGTTGATCCTGATGCTGCGCACGTTCCTCAATAAGCTGGGACTGACCAAGCTGACCATCGAGCTGAATTCCCTCGGTTGCCACGAGTGCCGCCCCACCTACAAGCAGGCGCTCATCGACTACTACAAATCCAAGGACAAGGAGAATTTCTGCGAAGACTGTCGTCGTCGCATGGAGACTAATCCGCTGCGCGTTCTGGATTGTAAAGTGCCAACCTGCAAGGAGTTGGTCGTCGACGCCCCGGTCATCACGGATCACCTGTGCGACGATTGTGAAACCCATTTCGGTGACGTCAAGGCCATCCTCGACGGAGCGGACGTAAACTATGAGTTGAATCCCCGCCTGGTGCGCGGGCTCGATTACTATGTGCGCACCTGTTTCGAGGTCGCTTCCTATGACATCGGGTCCCAGACCGCGGTGGCAGGCGGCGGCAGATACGACGGCCTGATCAAGAATCTGGGCGGTCCCGACTGCCCCGGAACCGGCTTTGCCTGCGGCATGGAGCGCCTTGCGCTGCTGCTTGAGCAACTGGAGGCCGAGACGCCTGACTTTTACCTTGCCGTAGTGGACAAGGAAGCGGCCAACGCTGCCATGCTCTTTGCCCAGCAACTGCGCGACAAAGGGTTGAAGGGCGAAGTTTCCTATTCGGGCGGGTCCATGAAATCCCGCATGCGCGCCGCCAACAAGACCGGCGCCAAGGTCTGCCTGATCATGGGCGGCTCCGAGTTGGCCGATGGCACCGTCACGATCAAGGATATGGTCGGTGACCGTGAGCAGGAGACTCTGGATCGCGAACAATACCTGGCCAGCCAGTAG
- a CDS encoding molybdopterin-dependent oxidoreductase: MSIVSACAMDCGDCCSLIVDPETKKIKGNPRHPFTKGFCCRKGSRYFERLDAHDRIVTPLIREDGQFREADWDEALTLIADKLNPLLPTPEKILHARGHGYRGVIGDASKVFFKKLGTSALYGSVCDNTGIEASLRDFGDLQHNDPEDILNASRVINWGRDLARCSIHQLQLLHKARKNGTEVLTISPGGDDTAEFSDVNVIIRPGTDRFLAAAVLKLYLEAGDLNPWVLNRCANWPVLRGIIDGYKLSELTSMCEVSTADVEMIYDWYADTGNVATLISWGLQRHLYGGENVRFINALAMISGNIGISGGGAYYNVSSGRNLGKWDHLVMDHEPERRTFLQQDLGAELRRADPKVEFIWVDGFNIVNQVPDCLAVADAFRKPFVVCVEAFMNDTALTADVILPPALMLEREDAFGSFVHNYVHYCAKVVEPRGQCRPDHEVLRDLGARLDTPVTLPDTETMLEESLKKGGFSLEELRENGFVKAMHPYVAYEDMQFAHPDGLYRFPETLTPEPERDPDYPLQLLTLVRRKYLHSQIPEDDQRGTPTVWVSKQNPAWGPLNPAEEVYLVTPQGAMQVQMKTIDDLHPRAVIIRRGGWMKMGHNANVIIKPMNTDMGDGTAYYSQVCRLENR; encoded by the coding sequence ATGAGCATTGTTTCTGCCTGTGCAATGGATTGCGGCGATTGCTGTTCCCTTATCGTCGACCCTGAAACCAAGAAAATCAAGGGCAACCCCCGGCATCCCTTCACAAAAGGGTTCTGCTGCCGCAAGGGGTCCCGCTATTTCGAGCGTCTGGACGCCCACGACCGAATCGTCACCCCTCTCATCAGGGAGGATGGGCAGTTTCGCGAGGCGGACTGGGACGAGGCCCTGACACTGATTGCCGACAAGCTGAATCCGCTGCTGCCCACGCCAGAGAAGATTCTGCACGCTCGCGGTCACGGGTATCGGGGCGTTATCGGCGACGCAAGCAAAGTCTTTTTCAAGAAGCTGGGGACCTCGGCCCTGTACGGATCAGTGTGTGACAACACCGGTATCGAGGCTTCCCTCCGTGATTTCGGCGATCTGCAGCACAATGATCCCGAGGATATCCTCAATGCCAGCCGTGTCATCAATTGGGGGCGTGATCTCGCCCGTTGTTCCATTCACCAGTTGCAGCTCCTCCACAAGGCACGCAAAAACGGCACCGAGGTGTTGACCATCTCCCCCGGTGGAGATGACACCGCAGAATTTTCCGACGTCAATGTCATCATCCGTCCAGGCACTGACCGCTTTCTGGCCGCTGCCGTGCTCAAGTTGTATCTCGAAGCCGGCGATCTCAACCCATGGGTGCTCAACCGATGCGCCAACTGGCCGGTACTCCGCGGCATCATCGACGGTTACAAGCTCTCCGAGCTGACCAGCATGTGCGAAGTCTCCACCGCTGACGTCGAGATGATCTACGACTGGTATGCCGACACCGGCAACGTGGCGACCCTCATCAGTTGGGGACTGCAACGCCATCTGTACGGCGGCGAGAACGTCCGGTTCATCAATGCGCTGGCAATGATCTCCGGCAATATCGGCATCTCCGGCGGCGGTGCCTACTACAATGTTTCTTCCGGTCGCAACCTCGGCAAGTGGGACCATCTCGTTATGGATCACGAGCCGGAACGCCGCACCTTCCTTCAGCAGGACCTGGGTGCCGAGCTGCGACGGGCCGACCCCAAGGTCGAATTCATCTGGGTCGACGGGTTCAACATCGTCAATCAGGTACCCGATTGTCTGGCCGTTGCCGACGCCTTTCGCAAGCCGTTCGTTGTCTGCGTGGAAGCCTTCATGAACGACACCGCGCTCACCGCCGATGTCATTCTTCCGCCTGCCCTGATGCTGGAGCGTGAAGACGCCTTCGGTTCCTTCGTCCACAACTACGTGCATTACTGCGCCAAGGTCGTGGAGCCACGTGGTCAGTGTCGGCCGGACCATGAGGTTTTGCGTGATCTTGGTGCGCGGCTGGATACGCCTGTCACGTTGCCGGACACCGAGACAATGCTCGAGGAAAGCTTGAAAAAGGGTGGTTTCTCTCTTGAAGAGTTGCGCGAGAACGGGTTTGTCAAAGCCATGCATCCCTACGTGGCTTACGAGGACATGCAGTTCGCCCATCCTGACGGATTGTACCGGTTCCCCGAGACATTGACGCCCGAGCCTGAGCGCGACCCTGATTATCCGCTCCAGTTGTTGACTCTGGTCCGTCGCAAGTATCTGCATTCCCAGATTCCCGAAGACGATCAGCGAGGCACGCCGACCGTTTGGGTTTCCAAGCAGAACCCCGCCTGGGGACCGCTCAACCCGGCCGAAGAAGTCTATCTTGTCACGCCGCAAGGTGCCATGCAGGTTCAGATGAAGACCATCGACGATCTGCATCCGCGTGCCGTGATCATTCGACGCGGTGGATGGATGAAGATGGGGCACAACGCCAACGTCATCATCAAGCCCATGAACACGGATATGGGTGACGGGACTGCCTACTACAGTCAGGTTTGTCGGTTGGAGAACAGATAG